A genomic region of Natronoarchaeum mannanilyticum contains the following coding sequences:
- a CDS encoding DHH family phosphoesterase encodes MTTDEANGGDGRQSPPVVYDLDADCTPDDVEEGVPYLGTVNGVVDYGVFVDLSDSVSGLVHESNLNGEYGVGDEFVVELDEVRANGDIAFEEVAIDEYDVDTVAHDYDLGDVSSLTEILGETVHIEGQIVQIKQTGGPTLFHVRDETGVVPCAIFEEAGVRARPDVDVDDYVRVTGEPERREDAVQIEADSLTVLEGEDADAVAERLDAAIEERAAPRDVDPLVEWPAFEKLRGDLESVARLLRRTVLEGRPIRIRHHADGDGMCASVPVELALERFIDEVHEDPDAKRHLFKRLPSKAPFYEMEDATRDLNFALEDRERHGQKLPLLLMLDNGSTEEDTPAYETLRHYDIPIVVVDHHHPDPEAVEPLLTEHVNPYLYDEDYRITTGMMCVELARMIYPGMTDELRHIPAVAGISDRSEAEAMQDYLDLAREEGYDEQDLKDVGEALDYAAHWLRYNSGQHLINDVLDVGDDADEDRHRELVDTLAEKSRRDVEEQLDAVLPHVEHEELSNGAHLYQIDVENSAHRFTYPAPGNTTGAVHDRKVEETGDPVITIGYGPDFAVLRSDGVRLDIPTMVTELDEEIVGGGISGGGHLVVGSIKYVKGRREEVLDSLIEKMAEADIDEELSSTSSTV; translated from the coding sequence ATGACTACCGACGAGGCGAACGGCGGGGACGGGCGACAGTCGCCCCCCGTCGTCTACGATCTCGATGCGGACTGTACGCCCGACGACGTCGAGGAGGGGGTTCCCTACCTCGGCACGGTCAACGGCGTCGTCGACTACGGCGTGTTCGTCGATCTCTCGGATTCGGTCTCCGGACTCGTCCACGAGTCCAACCTCAACGGCGAGTACGGCGTCGGCGACGAGTTCGTCGTCGAACTCGACGAGGTGCGAGCCAACGGCGACATCGCGTTCGAGGAGGTCGCGATCGACGAGTACGACGTCGATACCGTCGCTCACGACTACGACCTCGGCGACGTCTCCTCGCTGACCGAGATCCTCGGCGAGACGGTCCACATCGAGGGCCAGATCGTCCAGATCAAGCAGACCGGCGGGCCGACGCTGTTCCACGTCCGCGACGAGACAGGCGTCGTCCCCTGCGCGATTTTCGAGGAGGCCGGCGTCCGGGCGCGGCCCGACGTCGACGTCGACGACTACGTTCGGGTCACCGGGGAACCCGAGCGTCGCGAGGACGCCGTCCAGATCGAGGCCGATTCGTTGACCGTGCTCGAAGGCGAGGACGCCGACGCCGTCGCGGAGCGTCTCGACGCCGCGATCGAGGAACGCGCCGCGCCGCGGGACGTCGACCCGCTCGTCGAGTGGCCCGCCTTCGAGAAGCTCCGGGGCGACCTGGAGTCGGTCGCGCGACTGCTCCGACGGACGGTGCTGGAGGGGCGCCCGATCCGCATCCGGCACCACGCCGACGGCGACGGGATGTGCGCGAGCGTCCCGGTCGAGCTCGCGCTCGAGCGATTCATCGACGAGGTCCACGAGGACCCCGACGCCAAGCGGCACCTGTTCAAGCGCCTGCCGAGCAAGGCGCCGTTCTACGAGATGGAAGACGCCACGCGCGACCTCAACTTCGCGCTGGAGGACCGCGAGCGTCACGGCCAGAAACTCCCTCTTCTCCTGATGCTGGACAACGGCAGCACCGAGGAGGACACGCCGGCCTACGAGACGCTCCGGCACTACGACATCCCGATCGTCGTCGTCGACCACCACCATCCCGACCCCGAGGCGGTCGAACCGCTGCTGACCGAGCACGTCAACCCCTACCTCTACGACGAGGACTACCGGATCACGACGGGCATGATGTGCGTCGAGCTCGCGCGGATGATCTACCCCGGCATGACCGACGAGCTCCGCCACATCCCGGCGGTCGCCGGCATCTCGGATCGCTCGGAAGCCGAGGCGATGCAGGACTACCTCGACCTCGCCCGCGAGGAAGGCTACGACGAGCAGGATCTCAAGGACGTCGGCGAGGCGCTCGACTACGCGGCCCACTGGCTCCGCTACAACTCCGGCCAGCACCTCATCAACGACGTGCTCGACGTCGGCGACGACGCCGACGAGGACCGCCACCGCGAACTCGTCGACACGCTGGCCGAAAAGTCCCGGCGCGACGTCGAGGAGCAGCTCGACGCCGTGCTCCCCCACGTCGAACACGAGGAGCTCTCGAACGGCGCGCACCTCTACCAGATCGACGTCGAGAACTCCGCGCACCGCTTTACTTACCCGGCGCCGGGCAACACGACCGGCGCGGTCCACGACCGCAAGGTCGAGGAGACGGGCGATCCAGTGATCACGATCGGCTACGGCCCGGACTTCGCCGTCCTCCGGAGCGACGGCGTCCGGCTCGACATCCCGACGATGGTCACCGAACTCGACGAGGAGATCGTCGGCGGCGGCATCAGCGGCGGCGGTCACCTCGTCGTCGGCTCGATCAAGTACGTCAAGGGCCGCCGCGAGGAGGTGCTCGACTCGCTGATCGAGAAGATGGCCGAGGCCGACATCGACGAGGAGCTGAGCAGCACGAGTTCGACCGTCTGA
- a CDS encoding DUF7350 domain-containing protein encodes MRRRDALKAGAAIGGLATAGCLGVFETESVWRNAPLVDDRPDAVYVPAGREGMGTYGSARAGRYAVALQYTFPHRFWTVSTRSTNKVEVGEKDSLHLMATIWDAETGFVLPVEPRLELRRDGSIAASRTLWTMLSQRMGFHYGDNLQLDDEGTYVAEIRLLPMDADAVGELAGQFQSAETVEMEFEYDTDDIYDLEYDQIDESRRGDRGAVPLMRHGGGTGDGSDDAVAEPIPTVPAPEDLPGQLLGTATSGDAAFAAALVPAGSRFGDEQYLLVSPRTPYNRIPLPLMGLSATVTQGGGGEPVFEDSLSSAVDGRVGIHYGATVPDLQQGDSVTISIDTPPQASRHDGYETAFFEMPPVELTLGE; translated from the coding sequence GCCTCGGGGTCTTCGAGACGGAGTCGGTCTGGCGAAACGCTCCGCTGGTGGACGATCGCCCCGACGCCGTGTACGTGCCGGCGGGCCGTGAGGGGATGGGAACGTACGGCAGCGCGCGCGCCGGGCGGTACGCCGTCGCGCTGCAGTACACGTTCCCCCACCGTTTCTGGACCGTCTCGACGAGGTCGACCAACAAGGTAGAGGTCGGCGAAAAGGACTCGCTACATCTCATGGCGACTATCTGGGACGCCGAAACGGGCTTCGTGTTGCCGGTCGAACCCAGACTGGAACTCCGCCGCGACGGCTCGATCGCCGCGTCGCGGACGCTCTGGACGATGCTCTCCCAGCGGATGGGGTTCCACTACGGCGATAACCTCCAACTCGACGATGAGGGGACGTACGTCGCCGAGATCAGGCTCCTGCCGATGGACGCCGACGCCGTCGGCGAGTTGGCCGGACAGTTCCAATCGGCCGAGACGGTCGAGATGGAGTTCGAGTACGACACCGACGACATCTACGACCTGGAGTACGACCAGATCGACGAATCGCGTCGGGGTGACCGCGGTGCCGTCCCGCTCATGCGACACGGAGGCGGTACTGGCGACGGATCTGACGACGCCGTCGCGGAGCCGATTCCTACGGTGCCGGCGCCCGAGGACCTCCCGGGTCAGTTACTCGGCACGGCCACGAGCGGTGACGCCGCGTTCGCCGCGGCGCTCGTGCCCGCCGGGTCGCGGTTCGGCGACGAGCAGTACCTGCTCGTCTCACCGCGGACGCCGTACAACCGGATCCCCCTTCCGCTGATGGGGCTGTCGGCGACGGTGACGCAGGGCGGTGGCGGTGAACCGGTGTTCGAGGACTCGCTGTCATCGGCGGTCGACGGCCGTGTCGGGATCCACTACGGAGCCACCGTCCCGGACCTGCAGCAAGGTGATTCCGTGACGATCTCGATCGACACGCCGCCACAGGCGTCTCGCCACGACGGCTACGAGACGGCGTTCTTCGAGATGCCGCCGGTTGAGCTCACCCTCGGCGAGTGA
- a CDS encoding phospholipase D-like domain-containing protein, with product MSDRRSRVVAALVAVALVATAVGAPILAGAADPAPSSESAETTPTDAANRSDAGAERQPRIVSLYPNPVADGDDGEYVVIDVPSTTNLTGWTLGDGDRDLARLPNETVQGTVTASVDPGIAQNTTGDAVTALSGRLRLANGGERVALRRNGTLVDAAAYDSAPEGELWRRDRGGASGVAASDGEATAASNGTWTPLGATDFEPATATPDAVTAFALPDAPELPVDRIERAEERVLLAGYTFSDQRVADALIDARDRGVRVEVAVDAEPVGGVTERQVRALDRLVEAGIDVVAIGGERARYRFHHPKYAVIDDEALVTTENWKPAGTGGHSSRGWGVVVHGADTAASLREVFDADVGWRDAVPWSEYRTDVDPEPATPANGSFPRRVTPERMDADAVRLLTAPDNAESELEALLADANDSILIQQVSIGGRDNPLLDATLDAARRGVSVRILLSSAWYAEEENRKLADWLERRAAAEDLDLRVKLADPRGRYEKIHAKGVVVDEESAVIGSVNWNNNSLRENREVAVVVEGPEPGEYYADLFRADWRGGIERLPVGLGAALGMGMIVAVAAARRRVEFE from the coding sequence GTGTCCGACCGGCGGTCGCGCGTCGTCGCAGCTCTGGTCGCAGTCGCGCTCGTCGCGACAGCCGTCGGTGCGCCAATTCTCGCGGGCGCCGCGGATCCGGCACCGTCGAGCGAAAGCGCCGAGACCACCCCGACCGACGCGGCGAATCGAAGCGACGCAGGCGCCGAGCGACAGCCCCGGATCGTCTCCCTCTATCCGAACCCGGTCGCTGACGGCGACGACGGGGAGTACGTCGTCATCGACGTTCCGTCGACCACGAACCTCACGGGGTGGACGCTGGGCGACGGCGACCGCGACCTCGCGCGCCTGCCGAACGAGACCGTACAAGGAACCGTCACGGCGAGCGTCGACCCCGGCATCGCGCAGAACACGACCGGCGACGCGGTGACGGCGCTGTCGGGCCGCCTTCGACTCGCCAACGGCGGCGAGCGCGTCGCGCTCCGCCGAAACGGGACGCTCGTCGACGCCGCGGCCTACGACAGCGCGCCCGAGGGCGAGCTGTGGCGTCGCGACCGCGGTGGCGCGAGCGGTGTTGCCGCCAGTGACGGCGAGGCGACCGCGGCGTCGAACGGCACCTGGACGCCGCTCGGCGCGACCGACTTCGAGCCCGCGACGGCGACGCCAGACGCCGTGACGGCGTTCGCGCTGCCGGACGCGCCCGAGCTTCCCGTCGATCGCATCGAGCGCGCCGAGGAGCGCGTGCTGCTCGCGGGCTACACGTTTTCCGACCAGCGCGTGGCCGACGCGCTGATCGACGCCCGCGATCGGGGCGTCCGCGTCGAGGTTGCCGTCGACGCCGAGCCGGTCGGCGGCGTCACCGAGCGGCAGGTGCGGGCGCTCGATCGCCTCGTCGAGGCGGGGATCGACGTCGTCGCGATCGGCGGCGAGCGCGCGCGCTACCGGTTCCACCACCCGAAGTACGCGGTGATCGACGACGAAGCGCTCGTGACGACCGAAAACTGGAAGCCGGCCGGCACCGGCGGCCACTCCAGTCGGGGCTGGGGCGTCGTGGTCCACGGGGCCGATACCGCGGCGTCGTTGCGCGAAGTGTTCGACGCCGACGTCGGGTGGCGCGACGCCGTGCCGTGGTCGGAGTACCGGACGGACGTCGATCCCGAGCCCGCCACGCCGGCGAACGGATCGTTCCCTCGACGAGTCACACCCGAACGGATGGACGCCGACGCGGTTCGGTTACTCACCGCGCCCGACAACGCCGAGTCCGAACTCGAAGCGCTGCTGGCGGACGCGAACGACTCGATCCTGATCCAGCAGGTGTCGATCGGCGGCCGCGACAACCCGCTGCTCGACGCCACGCTCGACGCGGCGCGCCGCGGCGTCTCGGTGAGGATTCTGCTGTCGAGCGCGTGGTACGCCGAGGAGGAGAATCGAAAGCTCGCCGACTGGCTCGAACGCCGCGCCGCAGCGGAGGACCTGGATCTGCGAGTCAAGCTGGCGGACCCGCGCGGACGCTACGAGAAGATCCACGCGAAGGGCGTCGTCGTCGACGAGGAGTCGGCGGTGATCGGGAGCGTCAACTGGAACAACAACTCGCTCCGGGAGAACCGCGAGGTGGCGGTGGTCGTCGAAGGCCCGGAACCGGGCGAGTACTACGCCGACCTCTTCAGAGCCGACTGGCGCGGGGGGATCGAGCGGCTTCCAGTCGGCCTCGGCGCCGCGCTCGGGATGGGGATGATCGTCGCCGTGGCCGCGGCTCGGCGGCGCGTGGAGTTCGAGTAG